From the Desulfuromonas thiophila genome, the window GCCTAGTCCCGCAGCCTGGCCAGCGGCGTGCCGGCGGGCAGCTGGTCGCTGGCATCAATCAGGGCCTCACCGTCACGTAATTCGCGCAGCCGTACCGGCACCCACTGGCCGTCGGCGCGGCGCACGCGTGGCTGCTCGAAGGCGCGCTCCAGCGCCGCCAGTGGTAGCTGCAGGCCGCCATCGTCGAGGCTCAGAGCCAGTTGCAGCAGATCGCCGCCGCGCGGCCAGGGCGGCGCGAGAATCTCCAGGGTCAGCTGCCGTTTGCGGCTGGTGGGGTCGAAGGCCGGGTTGTCGCTGTACAGACAACAGCGCACCGGCTGACCGGCCAGTTCGGCCGCCAGCGGACCGGTCTGCAGCTGCTGCAGCAGGGCGCTGCGCTCCTCGGCGGTGACCTGTAGCGGCACCAGCAGACGGCAATAGTCCGCCACTCGCAGCAGCGGGCTGCCGCTGGTGACCCAGTCGCCGGGACTGACCAGCCGTTCGACGATTTGCCAGCCGGCCGGCCCCTGCGGCTGATGACGGCGCCGCTGCTGTTCCAGCCGCTGCTGCTCAATCTGCAGCCGTTGTTGCTGCTCGGCCAGGGCGTCCAGTTCCAGCCGGGCCTGATCGCGTTGCTGGCTGATGTCGTCGAAGCGGGCGCGGGCGACGCCACCGCTGTCGCGCAGAGCCAGATGGCGCTGGTATTCCTGTTCCAGAAAGCGGCTCAGGCGTTCGGCCTTGGCGTGGGCCAGCCGCAGGGCCCGTTGGTCGCTGTGCAGTTGGGCAAGATCGAGATCGATGAAGGTCGGGTCGATCGCGACCAGCGGCGCGGCCGCCAGCGTCTGACCGACCTCGTAGTTGACTTCGGTGATGCGACCGCTGACCTCGGCCGCCAGGGTGGCCTGTTGCCAGGCGCGGCTGTAGCCTTCCAGTGTCAGCAGCCGCTTGGCCGGCGTTACCCGCAAAACCTCGCTGTCGGCCTGAGCCACGCTGGCCAGCGCCAGCAGTATCCACAACAGCCAGAAAAACCCGCTTGGATGGTGCTGGGGCTCAGCGCGCATTGCCGGCGTCCTCCAGCGCCATGATGGCATGCCAGTGGCGCTCGGCCACCGGTTGTACCGACAGACGGCTGCCGCGGCGCAGCAGCTCGAGACCGTCGAGTTCCGGCCGCTGCCGCAGTTCGGTCAGGGAAATTGGCCGCCGCAGGGGCCGTAGCAGCTGGATGTCCACCTGATACCAGCGGGGCGCGGCCGGATCGCTGGCCGGGTCGAAGTGGCGCGATTGCGGATCGAAGGCGGTTGGATCCGGGTAGCCGGCGCGGACGATTGCGACGATGGCCACCACAGCCGGCACCTTGCAGCTGGAATGGTAGAGAAAGGCCTGGTCGCCAACGTGCATGGCATCGCGCAGCAGGTTGCGGGCCTGATAGTTGCGCACGCCGTCCCAGGGCTCGCGCTGGTCCGGCCGTTGCTGCAGATCGGCCAGGCCGAAACAGGAGGGTTCGGTCTTGAGCAGCCAGTAGTTCATGGGAGTCTCCAGAGACAGGGCGCCGGGGCGCGGAATATCGGATGCCGCCAGTTATACCAGATCGGACGGCGGACGCTAATCGTCTTTCATCGTTTGCCGGCAGACCGAGGGTTGCCACAAAAAGGCCGGCGGCACAGCGGACCAGGCTTCGCGCCAATCTGTGCTATGCTGGCACACAAACCGATCAACGAAGTGGGCCTTGAAAGGAGACGGGTGGAAGATGACAGAAGATCCCTTGATCGCGCTGCAGACCCAGGTAGCGTTTCAGGAACACCAGCTGCAGCAGCTTGGCGAGCAGCTCAGTGCTCAGCAACAGCAGCTGTATCATCTGGAGCAGCTGTGCCGGCAACTGGCCTGTCGCCTGAGTCAGGCGGTTGGCGCCAGTGCGCTGGCGGCGCAAGGAGCAGGCGATGAGCAGGAAAAACCACCCCATTACTGAAGAGGCCGGTGCCGGCGAGCGGCCATTGCCGCGCCGGCGCCGGTCCAGTACCCGGCAGCCGCGGATCGCTTTGGCGTTGGGCAGCGGTTCGGCGCGCGGCTGGAGTCACATCGGCGTGATCCAGGCCCTGGCGCAGCTGGGGGTTGAGCCGCAGATTGTCTGTGGCACCTCCATTGGCAGTGTGGTGGCGGCGGCCTGGGCGGTCGATCGTCTGCCGGCGCTGGAAGACTGGGTGCGTGGCCTGTCGCGCTTGGATGTGGCGGGTTTTTTCGAACTGAATCTGTCGCTGAACGGCTTTATCGACATGGAACGGCTGCAGGCGTTTCTGGGCCAGACCCTGGGGACGGAGGATCTGCAGATCGAGGATTTGCCGCGCCAGTTCGCCTGCGTTGCGACGGATCTGGAAAGCGGCCGCGAAATCTGGTTCAGCCGGGGAGCGCTGCTCAAGGCGGTGCAGGCTTCCATCGCTCTGCCGGGGTTGTTCCCACCGCTGGCCCATGACAATCGCTGGCTGGTCGATGGTGGTCTGGTCAACCCGGTGCCCATCTCGCTGTGCCGGGCGCTGGGGGCCGATCTGGTTATCGCCGTCAATCTCAACGGCGATATCGTTGGCAAGCATTTCTCCCAGCGGACCTTCGCTGCCGAGATTGTTCCCGAGGACGAGGCGCCTCAACCCGTCGGGTTGGCGGAGGACGAAGAGGGCCTGCGCGGTCTGGCGGCCCAGGTCCGCCATACCCTGCGGGCCTACTCCAGCAGCCTGTTCAATGGTGCCAGCCTGTTCGGCCAGCAGCGCGGCAAACCCCGCATTCCCAACATCTTCGAAACCCTGGCCGGTTCGGTCAACATCACCCAGGACCGTATCACCCGCAGCCGCATGGCCGGCGATCCGCCCGATCTGCTGGTGGCGCCGCGGCTGGCGCAGATCGGCCTGCTCGAATTCCACCGCGCCGACGAGGCCATTGCCGAAGGGCGGGCCTGCATCGAGCGGGTGCGGCCGCTGATTGAGGATATGCTGGGCTAGAGCAGAGTGGCCCGACAACCGCGACCAAGGAGGCTTGTCATGGCTGAACCCCTCCGCCAGCGTCTGGCACGGCTCTGGCGTGGCAACCTCGCCGAGACCCTGCGGCAGGGACCGTTGCCGCTGCGTCTGCTGCTGGGCAGTTATCTATTGTTTCAGCGGCACAACGGCCGCGAAAAGGCCGCGGCCCTCACCTTCAACAGCCTGCTGGCGCTGGTCCCCTTTCTGGCCATCATGTTTGCCCTGCTCAAGGGCCTGGGGGTACACAACAGCCTGGAACCGCTGATTTTGCGCCATCTGACCGGTGGCTCGCAGGAGGTGGCTCTGTGGTTGATCGATTACATCAACAACACCAATGTCGCCCGCCTTGGTGCGGTCGGTCTGGCGGCTCTCGCCCTGACGGTGCTGTTTCTGCTGACCACCATTGAAAAGGCTTTCAACGCCCTGTGGCAGGTATCGGCGCCGCGTTCCCTGTTGCGCCGCTTTGCCGACTACTTCTCCGTGCTCAGTTTCGGTCCGCTGTTTCTGCTGGCGGCCCTGTCGATGAGCAATTCGGTGCGCAACCAGCAGGTGGTGCAATGGCTGCTGCAGCGCCCCGGTCTGGGGGAAGTGCTGGTGCTGCTGTTCGAGGTGCTGCCCTTTGTCGCTATCGCCCTGGCCTTCGCCTTCCTGTATCTGTTCATGCCCAATACGCGGGTGCCGCTGCCGGCGGCCCTGCTTGGTGGCGCCTGTGCTGGCAGTCTGTGGCTGCTGAGCCAGTGGCTGTATGTCACCTTTCAGTTCGGCGTGTCGCGCTACAACGCCATTTACGGCACCATGGCAGCCCTGCCGGTGTTCATGGTCTGGCTCTATCTGAGTTGGACCATTACCCTGATCGGTGTGGCTCTGAGCCGGGTGTGGCAGCAGCGCCAGCGGCTTGATCGCTTGCTGGGGGCAGCCGCGGTGCCGGTGGTGGCGTCACCGGCCGCAGCGGTGCAGCTCAATCTGTTGCTGCCGCTGCATCGCCGTTTTACCCTGGGCCAGCCGCCCTGGACGCGCGAGCAGCTGGTGCAGCACAGTGAACAGCCCGAGGATGCGGCGCTGGCGGCATTGCTGTGGCTGGAGCGGCAGGGGCTGATCGGCCAGCTGGAGACCGGCGACGAGGGGCGGATTGTGCCGCTGGTGGCGGCGCGGCAGGTGCTGTTGGCGCCATTACTGGAGAGCGCGCCGCCGACCTGTGGCGATGCTGCGGTACAGGAACTGTTGCAGCGCTGGTACGGTCACAGTGGTCAGCTGCTGGGCGATCTCTGTCTGGCGGATCTGCTGGAGCGGGGCGGCGACCTGTTGCCGCCGAGCCTCAGCCTGCCGGCAACAGCTGATCAATGGCCTGTAGTGCCGCCAGGGCGCCCAGTGGCAGCGACAGATGCGGCGCGGCGATCTGGGGTTCGCGCGGATTGATGCGCACCACCCGGTCATCCGCTTGCTCGGCCAGCTGCAGACTCAGCCGGCGGATGCTCGGCACGGCGGTACCGGCGCCCAGTTCGATGATCAGGCGGCGGTGGCGGTGCTGGCGCTGCTGGCTCAAAAAGTGGTCGAAGGCCCGCTCCTGCGCCGCCGACCGCTCATCGATCCAGCAGAAATCATTGAACATCAGAATGTTGGGTCGCACCACCGCGCCACACTGCGGGCAATGGGGCACCTGGTGACAGCGCATGCTGGTCTCGTCGATAGCGAAGATCTCGCGGTTGGGCCAGATGGCCTGTGAACAGGGTCGGCTGCACTGCAGATGGTGAATGGAACCGTGAATCTCCAGCAGCTTGTCTTCGCTGAAGCCGGCCTGCTGGAACTGACCGTCGACGTTGGAGGTGACAACAAAGCAGGGCAGGGCGAAGCGTCTGGCCCATTGGTGCAGCAGGGAAAATCCGGCGTGAGGGCGGGTGGCGCGGTAAAGGTTGGTCCGGTGGCCGTAGAAGCCCCAGCCAAAGGCGGGGTCACGGCTGAAGTGCACCGGATTGGCGGCGCTGTAGAAATTGATGCCGAGGCGCTGGTACATGGGGTAGGCGGTCCAGAAGCCCTGATCGCCGCGGAAATCGGGCAGGCCGGAATCGACGCCCATGCCGGCGCCGGCGGTAATGATCAGACACTGGGCCTGCTGCAGGGCCTCGGCGGCCTGATGCAACAGCGGTTGCAGGGCAGAGTGCGATTCCATGGGCAACCTCCGTGAAGACGTGGGGGCGAGTGCAGAGCAGGCCGGTTGCGCTGGCGCAAGAACTCTGCCGGTCAGGGTGCCTGCGCGACCTGCACCGGGGTGGGCTGTAGCAGGCGGACCAGCTCGGCGGGGGCCAGACTGACGAGAAAACCGCGCTTGCCGCCGTTGATGTAGATGCGGGGCAATTGCAGGATGCTCTGTTCCACATACACCGGCAGTACCTTGCGGGTGGCAAAGGGCGAGGTGCCGCCCACCTGATAGCCGCTGTGGCGGTCGGCCACTTCGGGTTTGCAGGGGCTGATGCTCTTGCGGCCGGTCTGGCGGGCCAGTTCGCGGGTCGATACCTCACGATCACCGTGCATCAGGATGATCAGCGGCTGCTTGAGGTCATCCTCCATCACCAGTGTTTTGATGACGGCATGTTCCTCCACCCCCAACGCTGCCGCCGACACCCGCGTGCCGCCGCGTTCCTCATAGGGATACAGATGGGGTTCGAAGGCCACGCCCTGCTGTTTCAGCAGGCGGATGGCCGGTGTGACCGGATATTTGTCCTTGGCCATGAAGAGGGCTCCCGCAGCGGTTAAAACCAGCTGGCCACCAGCAGGACCAGGCTGGCCAGCAGCGCCAGGCCGGCCAGGCCAGCCAGCAGATTCAAGGGGCCGGCCAGCTGGCGGCGCCGTTGCAGGCGGATGGGGTAGCCGAAGCCGAGCAGGGCGCCGCTGCAGGCGCCGCCAAGGTGGGCGGCATTGTCGGCTCCCACCAGCAGGCCGAAGATGAAGGCAAAGATAGCCCAACGCAGCATGAAATCGCGCTGGGCATGGGCCATGGGACCGCCGCAGCGGTGAAAATAGCTGATGGAAAA encodes:
- a CDS encoding SlyX family protein; amino-acid sequence: MTEDPLIALQTQVAFQEHQLQQLGEQLSAQQQQLYHLEQLCRQLACRLSQAVGASALAAQGAGDEQEKPPHY
- a CDS encoding efflux RND transporter periplasmic adaptor subunit produces the protein MRAEPQHHPSGFFWLLWILLALASVAQADSEVLRVTPAKRLLTLEGYSRAWQQATLAAEVSGRITEVNYEVGQTLAAAPLVAIDPTFIDLDLAQLHSDQRALRLAHAKAERLSRFLEQEYQRHLALRDSGGVARARFDDISQQRDQARLELDALAEQQQRLQIEQQRLEQQRRRHQPQGPAGWQIVERLVSPGDWVTSGSPLLRVADYCRLLVPLQVTAEERSALLQQLQTGPLAAELAGQPVRCCLYSDNPAFDPTSRKRQLTLEILAPPWPRGGDLLQLALSLDDGGLQLPLAALERAFEQPRVRRADGQWVPVRLRELRDGEALIDASDQLPAGTPLARLRD
- a CDS encoding YihY/virulence factor BrkB family protein; this translates as MAEPLRQRLARLWRGNLAETLRQGPLPLRLLLGSYLLFQRHNGREKAAALTFNSLLALVPFLAIMFALLKGLGVHNSLEPLILRHLTGGSQEVALWLIDYINNTNVARLGAVGLAALALTVLFLLTTIEKAFNALWQVSAPRSLLRRFADYFSVLSFGPLFLLAALSMSNSVRNQQVVQWLLQRPGLGEVLVLLFEVLPFVAIALAFAFLYLFMPNTRVPLPAALLGGACAGSLWLLSQWLYVTFQFGVSRYNAIYGTMAALPVFMVWLYLSWTITLIGVALSRVWQQRQRLDRLLGAAAVPVVASPAAAVQLNLLLPLHRRFTLGQPPWTREQLVQHSEQPEDAALAALLWLERQGLIGQLETGDEGRIVPLVAARQVLLAPLLESAPPTCGDAAVQELLQRWYGHSGQLLGDLCLADLLERGGDLLPPSLSLPATADQWPVVPPGRPVAATDAARRSGVRAD
- the ybaK gene encoding Cys-tRNA(Pro) deacylase encodes the protein MAKDKYPVTPAIRLLKQQGVAFEPHLYPYEERGGTRVSAAALGVEEHAVIKTLVMEDDLKQPLIILMHGDREVSTRELARQTGRKSISPCKPEVADRHSGYQVGGTSPFATRKVLPVYVEQSILQLPRIYINGGKRGFLVSLAPAELVRLLQPTPVQVAQAP
- a CDS encoding patatin-like phospholipase family protein produces the protein MSRKNHPITEEAGAGERPLPRRRRSSTRQPRIALALGSGSARGWSHIGVIQALAQLGVEPQIVCGTSIGSVVAAAWAVDRLPALEDWVRGLSRLDVAGFFELNLSLNGFIDMERLQAFLGQTLGTEDLQIEDLPRQFACVATDLESGREIWFSRGALLKAVQASIALPGLFPPLAHDNRWLVDGGLVNPVPISLCRALGADLVIAVNLNGDIVGKHFSQRTFAAEIVPEDEAPQPVGLAEDEEGLRGLAAQVRHTLRAYSSSLFNGASLFGQQRGKPRIPNIFETLAGSVNITQDRITRSRMAGDPPDLLVAPRLAQIGLLEFHRADEAIAEGRACIERVRPLIEDMLG
- a CDS encoding SIR2 family NAD-dependent protein deacylase, producing the protein MESHSALQPLLHQAAEALQQAQCLIITAGAGMGVDSGLPDFRGDQGFWTAYPMYQRLGINFYSAANPVHFSRDPAFGWGFYGHRTNLYRATRPHAGFSLLHQWARRFALPCFVVTSNVDGQFQQAGFSEDKLLEIHGSIHHLQCSRPCSQAIWPNREIFAIDETSMRCHQVPHCPQCGAVVRPNILMFNDFCWIDERSAAQERAFDHFLSQQRQHRHRRLIIELGAGTAVPSIRRLSLQLAEQADDRVVRINPREPQIAAPHLSLPLGALAALQAIDQLLPAG
- a CDS encoding EVE domain-containing protein codes for the protein MNYWLLKTEPSCFGLADLQQRPDQREPWDGVRNYQARNLLRDAMHVGDQAFLYHSSCKVPAVVAIVAIVRAGYPDPTAFDPQSRHFDPASDPAAPRWYQVDIQLLRPLRRPISLTELRQRPELDGLELLRRGSRLSVQPVAERHWHAIMALEDAGNAR